In Candidatus Zixiibacteriota bacterium, the DNA window TGATGCGCGGTCAACACCTCAGGCACGGTCGACATGCCAACTGCATCAGCGCCGAATCCGCGAAACATGCGGTACTCGGCCGCCGTCTCAAGACATGGGCCGGTGAGCCCGACATACGTCCCTTCCTGAAGGCGCAACTTTTGCTCGATTGCCACTTGTTTGGCCAATTCCTGGTATTTGAAATTGTAGACTTCGTACATATCAGGAAACCGGTCGCCCATCGCGCTGTCGTTCGGGCCTATAAGCGGATTGCCGGGAAAAAAATTGATATGGTCTTTGATGAGCATAATATCTCCGGCTTTGAAATTGGGATTCATCCCTCCGGCGGCATTGGAGACAATGAGCGTTTCCATGCCAAGTTTTTTCATCACCCGAACAGGAAAGGCGATCTGCTTCATAGTATAGCCTTCGTAAAAATGAAACCGCCCCTGCATACAGACAACTGCTTTACCACGCAGTGTCCCGAACAAAAGCCGTCCGGCATGGGACTCTACTGTCGACACAGGGAAGTGGGGGATTTTATCATAGTCGACTGTGCCCGTCATCTGGATGCCATCGACTAACGATCCAAGTCCCGTGCCTAATATGATGCCTATCGTCGGTGTAAGGGTGACTTTACTTTTTATATAGCTCGTTGCTTCGTCGATCATTTTGTGCATGTCGGTCAAGCTTGTGTTCGTATCCATTGCCATTTCAAAAAACTCCTCTTAGTTCTCTTCGTTCATAACTTAGCTTTTGAATATATGCTATGATTACATGGCGCGCAGGTGCTTTCACAATAAAAAAACCGACCGGCGAATAGTCGCCAGTCGGCCGCATTAAACAATTTAAAAAGGGAACTAATTCTTGTCGGCTTTGGTCATCTCTTCATCAAATCGCGCCGCAACCTGATCGAGCTCATCGGAAATATTCATCGGTGTTGTCGAACTTTTTGGTTTCGGCTTTTCATTAATGGGGGGATCGAGATTTAGCGCGTTCGGATCAATTGACTCGAGCTTGGGTTTGGCCGCTACCCGAACCCTGTCTGTCGATTTGTCAAATTCACCTTCGAGAGCACGAGAGATAAAACCGGATGGGACATCATCTTGGGCAGGCTGCATAACCTTCGAGCCAACCGGAAGTTTGGTTTTTTGCGTGTCGGTCGGTCCTTTTCGCATTCTGTCCTGTGTGCCTTTGTGATATCGCTCCAAGGCCTCGGCTAACTCTGGATCCACCAGGGGCATTTTTGAACTTCCGAACACTCTGTCCTGCGTGATTTTACCCTCAAGCGGTTCGGCTGGAGTTGTGTGGGTATCGAAAATAGCCGCCCCGATTATTGGGTCAGGAGCATTGGCTTCCTCGATTTTTGTCGGCACAACTTTGTTGGGCTGACTTCCAACCGTTTCAATACTTTCTCGGGTGATATCGGTCGAGTCCGTCACTTCTATTTGATCTTCACGCAGCGGCTGCTTTTTTGCCTGAGCCTGAATGGAAATACCTTGCGTTTCAATAGACTTCGTGGTTCGAACCGGCGGACGTAGTTTTTGCACCGGAGCTTGAGCCAATAACGATGCAGGTTTTGGCGGAGTTGAAGGGACCATTGGTTTCATGGCCCCAACCGGCGCTTCATTGCCGGAAACTTCATTGACCAATTCGAGATG includes these proteins:
- a CDS encoding purine-nucleoside phosphorylase, translated to MDTNTSLTDMHKMIDEATSYIKSKVTLTPTIGIILGTGLGSLVDGIQMTGTVDYDKIPHFPVSTVESHAGRLLFGTLRGKAVVCMQGRFHFYEGYTMKQIAFPVRVMKKLGMETLIVSNAAGGMNPNFKAGDIMLIKDHINFFPGNPLIGPNDSAMGDRFPDMYEVYNFKYQELAKQVAIEQKLRLQEGTYVGLTGPCLETAAEYRMFRGFGADAVGMSTVPEVLTAHHQKNRILAFSIITDMGLADNMHKCSLDDVIGTATRTEPKLRDLIAGCVERM
- a CDS encoding DivIVA domain-containing protein; protein product: MSLSPNDIRNYSFSTQMRGYEKEAVDSFMEQTAQSLELAKQENLRLTMEIDGLRAQVQSLKQFEDTIKNAAIDARRNADSTIASAKAEALQIIEKAKAGANEMSSGSATRIQEIESQLMKLELTRKSYLSKLKGMILSHLELVNEVSGNEAPVGAMKPMVPSTPPKPASLLAQAPVQKLRPPVRTTKSIETQGISIQAQAKKQPLREDQIEVTDSTDITRESIETVGSQPNKVVPTKIEEANAPDPIIGAAIFDTHTTPAEPLEGKITQDRVFGSSKMPLVDPELAEALERYHKGTQDRMRKGPTDTQKTKLPVGSKVMQPAQDDVPSGFISRALEGEFDKSTDRVRVAAKPKLESIDPNALNLDPPINEKPKPKSSTTPMNISDELDQVAARFDEEMTKADKN